Proteins found in one Leptolyngbyaceae cyanobacterium genomic segment:
- a CDS encoding AAA family ATPase → MNAGVDLTSPIVGYRLVEQLYRGSRTIVYRAIREIDCYPVTIKLLNRDYPTFSELLQFRNQYIIAKNLSLPGVIAPYSLEPYRNSYALVMEDFGGVSLKEYVKANAIGLDEFLDIAVQLADILYGLYRNRVIHKDIKPANILINPQTKQVKLIDFSISSLLPRESQTIHNPHGLEGTLVYLSPEQTGRMNRGIDYRSDFYSLGVTFFELLTGQLPFSSQDPMELVHCHVAKQPPTVRSLNPNIPLVLSNIVSKLMAKNAEDRYQNVLGLKYDLERCRQQLKDGQIKSFELGMRDICDRFLIPEKLYGRQKEVETLLTAFDRVSQGNSEMMLVAGFSGIGKTAVVNEVHKPIVRQRGYFIKGKFDQFNRNIPFGAFVQAFRDLMEQLLSETDEQLERWKTKILRALGENGQVIVQVIPELEQIIGQQLPISEQVGNASQNRFNVLFPKFIQVFTTKEHPLTIFLDDLQWADSASLKLMQLLMSDSHAGYLLLIGAYRDNEVSLAHPLMLTLDEIRHSSVVINTITLKPLSQNDLNHLVADTLSCSPEIAAPLTELVYQKTKGNPFFATQFLKALHEDGWITFNTEIGYWQCDIAQIRSLALTDDVVEFMALQLQKLPPSSQAVLKLAACIGNQFDLATLAIVREKSQAETAAELWKALQEGLVLPTSEVYKFFQEESELKEKNSSSSEPIDSGVCCYKFLHDRVQQAAYSLIPKEQKQIAHLKIGQLLLTHTSVAEKLFEIVNQLNIGRALIFHPAGQIELAKLNLKAGQKARAATAYAAAFEYCTTGISLLPEDTWQTQYELTLALYEAATEAAYLSGNFEQMKQLAAIIARHSLTLLDTIKVYEVQIQAAQAEHQFVEAVQIALKSVERLGNSLPEHPNQSDTALAFEATKSILAGRQPLDLIDLPQMTDPNKLAVVRILAAVSAAAFVVTPALLPFIVLEQVNLSVQYGNTSFSAIGYAYYGLILCGMTGEIEFGYQCAKLALSLLESFHAKELKSRVYVGIYCSVWHWKEPLKNSLAYLREGYEVGLETGDLESAAICGFIYISYCWFIGRELNDLSRESAGFREQLKQLNQEGLTSHLTVFQQAILNAIGNSAKPWQLTGDAFDRDEIVPALKRSGDLTALYYFYASELYLCYLFGKFELAVEAAIAAENYLGGATGLFIVPICYTYDSLAHLAIYSHVPKAQQQAILERVAKNQQKMRNWADHAPENYLHKFYLVEAERYRVLGHKSEALEFYDRAIDRATENEYCHEVALAYELAAKFYLAWGKPRLAKEYLYNAYYGYARWGAAAKVNDLEQSYPELLALILQQDELPLSAEQTLHGTNTITRSQTITNKSSTSSSRGISAALDLKTVLKAFQTISSEIHLEKLLSTLLQVLIENAGADKCALLLLEGNKLIIKAIKTVVGGSIEMISIPLEESEELPITLINIVKRTLQPSVISNATIHPLLVADTYITRQQPKSLLCAPILHQGKLLGILYLENNLATGAFTSDRVEIFNLLCTQAAISLENARLYQQAQTALQDSQKARHLLRLVIDNVPQTIFWKDRNSVYLGCNQTFAEMAKLDSPKNIVGKTDYDLPWIEEDANCYRERDRRIMDSNQAELHIIETLQKDGETRWFDTSKIPLCDAQGNVFGILGATEDITDRKLAEAALQQRTIDLENALRELQQAQVQLVQSEKMSALGNLVAGIAHEINNPVGFIAGNIQPAQEYIQDLLNLLDLYQQKLPNPDAEIASEIAAIELDYLRDDLPKLIDSMNLGIDRIRSISTSLRTFSRADKDYKVLFNIHEGIDSTILILKHRFKGNDERPSIEVIKNYGDLPLIKCFPGQLNQVFMNILANAIDALESSNEGRSFAEIQNCPNRITITTEMKEKEWVKIQIVDNGIGMSEEIKQRIFDHLFTTKGVGKGTGLGLAIANQIVVEKHGGTINVNSVPGRGTEFTIELPIKE, encoded by the coding sequence ATGAATGCAGGGGTAGATCTAACCAGCCCAATTGTGGGATACCGTCTGGTCGAGCAACTGTACAGGGGTTCGAGAACGATAGTTTATCGAGCTATTCGAGAAATCGATTGCTATCCAGTTACGATCAAACTACTGAATCGGGATTATCCAACTTTCAGCGAATTGCTGCAATTTCGCAACCAGTATATCATTGCCAAAAATCTATCTCTGCCGGGAGTCATTGCACCTTATAGTCTAGAGCCTTATCGCAACAGCTATGCCTTAGTGATGGAAGATTTTGGTGGGGTTTCCCTCAAAGAATACGTTAAGGCAAATGCGATCGGACTAGATGAGTTTTTAGATATTGCAGTGCAATTAGCAGACATTCTTTACGGGCTCTATCGCAACCGAGTCATTCATAAAGACATCAAACCTGCCAATATTCTAATTAATCCCCAAACCAAACAAGTTAAGTTAATTGATTTCAGCATTTCATCCCTGTTACCCCGGGAAAGCCAAACCATTCACAATCCTCATGGATTAGAAGGTACTTTAGTTTATCTTTCCCCCGAACAAACCGGGCGCATGAATCGGGGAATCGACTATCGCAGCGATTTCTATTCCCTCGGCGTCACATTTTTTGAATTGCTGACCGGACAACTGCCTTTTTCATCGCAAGACCCGATGGAATTAGTTCACTGTCACGTTGCCAAACAGCCTCCTACAGTTCGTAGTTTGAATCCAAATATTCCTTTGGTGCTGTCAAACATCGTCAGTAAATTGATGGCAAAAAATGCCGAAGATCGGTATCAAAATGTCCTTGGGCTCAAGTACGATCTAGAACGATGCCGACAACAATTAAAAGACGGACAAATCAAATCGTTTGAATTGGGAATGCGAGATATTTGCGATCGCTTTTTGATTCCCGAAAAACTCTACGGACGACAAAAGGAAGTAGAAACACTATTAACAGCATTCGATCGCGTCAGCCAAGGTAACAGCGAAATGATGCTGGTTGCTGGGTTTTCCGGCATTGGAAAAACTGCCGTCGTCAACGAAGTGCATAAACCAATTGTGCGGCAGCGCGGCTATTTCATCAAAGGAAAATTCGACCAGTTCAACCGCAACATTCCCTTCGGTGCATTCGTACAAGCGTTTCGCGACTTAATGGAACAATTGTTGAGCGAGACAGACGAACAACTAGAGCGATGGAAAACCAAAATTCTCCGCGCGCTGGGAGAAAACGGACAAGTCATCGTTCAAGTGATTCCCGAACTCGAACAAATTATCGGTCAACAACTACCCATTTCCGAACAAGTTGGGAATGCAAGCCAAAATCGTTTCAACGTGTTGTTCCCGAAATTTATTCAAGTATTTACCACCAAAGAACATCCCTTAACGATTTTTCTCGATGACTTGCAGTGGGCGGATTCGGCGTCGCTCAAACTGATGCAACTTTTGATGAGCGACTCTCATGCTGGCTACCTACTTTTAATTGGCGCTTACCGGGATAACGAAGTTTCTCTTGCACATCCTCTGATGCTGACCCTGGATGAAATTCGCCATAGCAGCGTCGTAATCAATACGATTACTCTAAAACCCCTCAGTCAAAATGACCTCAACCATCTAGTTGCAGATACCTTGAGTTGTTCGCCAGAGATTGCTGCACCGCTGACAGAATTGGTGTATCAAAAAACGAAAGGAAATCCCTTTTTTGCAACGCAATTTCTCAAAGCACTACACGAAGATGGATGGATTACATTCAACACGGAGATTGGATATTGGCAATGTGACATCGCTCAAATTCGATCGCTAGCGTTGACTGATGACGTAGTGGAGTTTATGGCGCTCCAGTTGCAGAAGTTGCCCCCATCATCTCAAGCTGTACTGAAACTTGCCGCCTGCATTGGTAACCAATTTGACTTAGCAACTCTGGCGATCGTTCGCGAAAAATCGCAAGCTGAGACAGCCGCAGAACTATGGAAAGCCTTACAAGAGGGATTGGTTTTACCCACCAGCGAAGTTTATAAATTTTTTCAGGAAGAGTCAGAATTGAAGGAAAAAAACTCTTCTAGTTCGGAACCGATCGATTCAGGTGTTTGTTGTTATAAATTTCTTCACGATCGCGTTCAACAAGCTGCTTATTCCCTAATTCCCAAAGAGCAAAAACAGATCGCTCACCTCAAAATCGGACAACTATTACTAACTCATACATCCGTTGCCGAAAAACTATTTGAAATTGTCAACCAACTTAATATCGGCAGAGCCTTAATCTTCCATCCAGCCGGACAAATAGAACTCGCCAAACTCAATCTAAAAGCCGGACAAAAAGCTAGAGCAGCCACTGCTTATGCAGCCGCATTCGAGTATTGCACTACAGGGATCTCTTTATTACCTGAGGATACCTGGCAAACGCAATACGAGCTAACTTTAGCTCTCTACGAAGCTGCTACTGAAGCCGCTTACCTGAGCGGTAATTTCGAGCAAATGAAACAATTGGCCGCAATCATCGCACGACATTCTTTAACGCTATTAGATACGATTAAAGTCTACGAAGTTCAAATTCAAGCGGCTCAAGCCGAACATCAATTTGTAGAGGCAGTACAGATTGCCCTCAAGAGCGTAGAGCGTTTGGGAAACAGTCTTCCAGAGCATCCCAATCAATCGGATACTGCACTGGCATTTGAGGCGACTAAATCCATTTTGGCTGGCAGGCAACCGTTGGATTTAATCGATTTGCCCCAGATGACAGACCCTAATAAGTTAGCAGTAGTCAGGATTTTGGCGGCGGTTTCTGCGGCTGCTTTTGTGGTCACTCCCGCGCTGTTACCATTTATCGTACTCGAACAAGTCAATTTATCAGTTCAATATGGCAATACTTCATTTTCTGCGATCGGGTATGCCTACTACGGACTGATACTTTGCGGGATGACGGGAGAGATTGAATTTGGCTATCAATGTGCAAAACTAGCACTTTCGTTGCTGGAAAGTTTCCATGCCAAAGAACTGAAATCTAGAGTTTATGTAGGCATTTATTGTAGTGTTTGGCATTGGAAAGAACCGCTCAAAAATTCATTAGCGTATCTCCGGGAAGGCTACGAAGTTGGATTGGAAACGGGAGATTTAGAATCGGCGGCGATTTGCGGATTTATTTACATCTCTTACTGTTGGTTTATCGGTCGAGAATTAAACGATCTCAGTCGAGAGAGTGCTGGTTTTAGAGAGCAATTGAAACAGCTTAACCAAGAAGGTCTTACCAGTCATTTGACGGTTTTTCAACAAGCGATTTTGAATGCGATCGGCAATTCTGCTAAACCTTGGCAATTGACTGGAGATGCTTTCGATCGCGACGAAATCGTGCCGGCGCTCAAGCGATCGGGCGATCTAACGGCGCTGTACTATTTTTATGCTAGCGAACTGTATTTGTGTTATCTATTTGGTAAGTTCGAGTTGGCAGTAGAAGCAGCGATCGCGGCTGAAAATTATCTAGGCGGCGCAACGGGTTTATTTATCGTTCCGATCTGCTACACCTACGATTCTCTCGCTCATCTAGCCATCTATTCTCACGTTCCCAAGGCGCAGCAGCAAGCCATTCTCGAACGGGTGGCTAAAAACCAGCAGAAGATGAGAAATTGGGCTGACCATGCACCAGAAAATTACCTGCACAAGTTTTATTTAGTTGAAGCAGAACGATACCGAGTTTTAGGACACAAATCGGAAGCATTGGAATTTTACGATCGCGCGATCGATCGAGCCACAGAAAATGAATACTGCCACGAAGTCGCTCTCGCTTACGAATTAGCGGCCAAATTCTATCTAGCTTGGGGAAAACCCCGCCTTGCTAAAGAGTACCTGTACAATGCCTATTATGGCTACGCCCGTTGGGGAGCCGCCGCAAAGGTAAACGATCTGGAGCAATCCTATCCCGAACTTCTGGCATTAATTTTGCAACAGGATGAATTACCGCTCTCAGCAGAGCAGACGCTTCACGGTACGAATACCATTACCCGCTCCCAAACTATTACGAATAAATCATCTACTTCTAGCAGTCGTGGTATATCTGCGGCATTAGACCTCAAAACGGTTCTCAAAGCTTTCCAAACAATTTCTAGCGAAATCCATTTGGAAAAATTGCTTTCGACGCTGCTACAAGTATTAATTGAAAATGCTGGTGCGGACAAATGTGCCTTGTTGTTGCTGGAAGGAAACAAGTTAATTATTAAAGCAATTAAAACGGTGGTTGGCGGTTCGATTGAAATGATATCAATCCCCCTAGAAGAAAGTGAAGAACTTCCCATTACCCTCATCAACATCGTTAAACGCACCTTACAACCTTCAGTGATTAGCAATGCCACAATTCATCCTTTGTTAGTAGCAGATACTTATATTACTCGTCAACAGCCTAAAAGTCTTTTGTGTGCGCCGATTCTCCATCAGGGTAAATTGCTGGGCATTTTATATCTAGAAAATAACCTGGCAACTGGAGCATTTACCAGCGATCGCGTGGAAATTTTCAATCTCCTCTGTACGCAAGCGGCAATTTCTTTAGAAAACGCTCGTCTTTACCAGCAAGCACAAACTGCTTTGCAAGATAGCCAGAAAGCACGACATTTGCTAAGGTTGGTAATCGATAACGTTCCCCAAACTATCTTCTGGAAAGATCGCAATTCAGTTTATTTGGGATGCAATCAAACCTTTGCTGAAATGGCGAAACTTGATTCGCCGAAAAATATTGTCGGTAAAACCGACTACGATCTGCCTTGGATAGAAGAAGACGCCAACTGTTATCGAGAACGCGATCGGCGCATCATGGATTCCAATCAAGCCGAATTACACATCATTGAAACCCTGCAAAAAGACGGAGAAACTCGATGGTTCGATACCAGCAAAATTCCCTTATGCGACGCACAAGGCAATGTGTTTGGTATTCTCGGTGCCACTGAAGATATTACCGATCGCAAACTAGCAGAAGCAGCATTACAACAGCGCACGATCGATCTGGAAAATGCCCTGCGGGAATTGCAACAGGCGCAAGTCCAACTCGTGCAAAGTGAAAAAATGTCAGCATTAGGTAATTTAGTAGCGGGGATAGCTCACGAAATTAACAATCCAGTTGGTTTCATTGCTGGCAACATTCAACCAGCCCAAGAATATATCCAAGACTTGTTAAATTTGCTCGATTTGTATCAGCAAAAGTTACCTAATCCCGATGCGGAAATTGCATCGGAAATCGCAGCGATCGAACTAGATTATTTGCGAGACGACTTGCCCAAATTAATTGATTCGATGAATCTGGGCATCGATCGCATTCGCAGTATCAGCACCAGCCTGCGAACGTTTTCGAGAGCCGATAAAGATTACAAAGTTCTCTTCAATATTCACGAAGGAATTGATAGCACCATTCTGATTCTCAAACACCGTTTTAAAGGTAACGATGAACGTCCGTCAATTGAAGTAATCAAAAATTATGGCGATCTACCATTAATAAAGTGTTTTCCGGGACAGCTAAATCAGGTATTCATGAATATTCTGGCTAATGCAATTGATGCATTAGAAAGTTCAAATGAAGGGCGTTCTTTTGCAGAAATACAAAACTGTCCCAATCGCATTACAATTACCACGGAAATGAAGGAGAAAGAGTGGGTGAAGATTCAAATTGTAGACAATGGGATCGGGATGTCAGAAGAGATAAAACAACGCATCTTCGACCACTTATTTACGACCAAAGGTGTAGGAAAAGGAACCGGATTGGGATTGGCGATCGCCAATCAAATCGTGGTCGAAAAACATGGAGGTACAATTAATGTAAATTCTGTCCCCGGACGAGGAACTGAATTCACCATAGAATTGCCGATTAAAGAATGA
- a CDS encoding NADH-quinone oxidoreductase subunit M — protein MLSALIWIPVLGAILVGFLPGIKTPSQLRYLSLGFATFILCFTFWLLIQFDLTNPGMQFTEFIPWLEPLKLNYRLGVDGLSLPLLLLSSLLTWLVIFSGNQQLIRPRLYYSLILLINAGVAGGFLAQNLLLFFLFYELELIPFYLLIAVWGGKKREYAAMKFLLYTAISGILIFGAFLALAWLSGTPTFNYETLTHTTQNFSLNVQLILLTVILVGFGIKIPLVPLHTWLPDAYTEASPEVAILLGGILAKLGTYGLVRFGLAMFPEAWSTASPGLAIIGAISAIYGALSAIAQKDIKRMVAYSSIGHMGYILLACAAATPLSLVGAVTQMFAHGLILAILFHLVGVIETKVGTRDLDVLNGLMSPVRGLPLTSALLVLGGMASAGIPGLVGFVAEYLVLQGSFSVFPVPTLICVVCSGLTAVYFVILINRTCFGKLENKTAYYPKVEWQERTPGLILAALILFLGIQPTWLVKWSEPTTNAIIASFPANNIQTAFQFRNVAAIPTQKTSDLEVE, from the coding sequence TTAGGTGCTATCCTGGTCGGATTTTTACCAGGGATTAAAACGCCTTCCCAATTACGTTACCTTTCTTTAGGTTTTGCTACTTTCATACTTTGCTTTACATTTTGGCTGCTGATTCAATTCGATCTCACCAATCCGGGAATGCAATTTACTGAATTTATTCCCTGGCTTGAACCTTTAAAATTAAACTATCGATTGGGCGTAGATGGTTTATCTTTACCCCTGTTACTGTTAAGCAGTTTACTAACTTGGTTGGTAATTTTCAGCGGTAACCAACAACTAATCCGTCCCAGGCTCTACTATAGCTTGATTTTGCTAATTAACGCTGGGGTAGCTGGTGGATTTTTAGCCCAGAATTTGCTGTTATTTTTCCTGTTTTATGAACTGGAATTAATTCCTTTTTATCTATTAATTGCCGTGTGGGGAGGGAAAAAGCGGGAATACGCAGCAATGAAGTTTCTGCTTTACACGGCAATTTCGGGAATTCTCATTTTTGGTGCGTTCTTGGCTTTAGCTTGGCTGAGCGGAACACCCACCTTTAATTACGAAACTCTTACCCACACCACCCAAAACTTCTCCTTAAACGTTCAGTTGATTTTGCTGACGGTAATTCTGGTCGGCTTTGGTATTAAAATTCCCTTGGTTCCCTTGCATACTTGGTTACCTGATGCTTACACGGAAGCTTCTCCCGAAGTAGCAATTCTACTCGGTGGTATTCTGGCTAAGTTGGGGACTTATGGGTTAGTGCGGTTTGGTTTGGCAATGTTCCCGGAGGCTTGGTCAACTGCGTCACCAGGTTTAGCAATCATTGGGGCGATCAGTGCGATTTATGGAGCACTAAGCGCGATCGCGCAAAAAGACATCAAACGCATGGTTGCCTATAGTTCGATCGGACACATGGGCTATATACTGCTAGCCTGTGCAGCCGCTACCCCATTAAGCTTAGTGGGTGCAGTAACTCAAATGTTTGCCCACGGTTTAATATTAGCGATTCTCTTCCATTTAGTAGGAGTAATCGAAACCAAAGTTGGCACTCGCGATTTAGATGTTCTCAACGGTTTAATGAGTCCGGTTCGTGGTTTACCCCTCACTAGTGCGCTACTAGTTTTAGGCGGAATGGCAAGTGCTGGTATCCCTGGTTTAGTAGGATTTGTAGCTGAATATTTAGTGCTGCAAGGTAGTTTTTCCGTCTTTCCAGTCCCAACGTTGATTTGTGTAGTTTGCAGTGGTTTAACCGCCGTTTACTTCGTGATTTTGATTAACCGCACCTGCTTTGGCAAACTGGAAAATAAAACCGCTTACTACCCGAAAGTAGAATGGCAGGAACGCACCCCCGGATTGATTTTAGCTGCTCTAATTTTATTCCTGGGAATTCAACCAACTTGGTTAGTAAAGTGGAGCGAACCAACCACAAATGCGATTATTGCTAGCTTTCCTGCTAATAATATACAAACCGCTTTTCAGTTTAGGAACGTCGCCGCAATTCCTACTCAAAAAACATCTGATCTCGAAGTAGAGTAA
- a CDS encoding ATP-binding protein — protein MDVPADLVGAISRYRLIKQLYRGSRTLVYQAIRESDAEDGSAKRLQHQVVIKLLNRDYPNFRELLQFRNQYTIAKNLPLLGIVSVYSLESYRNTYAIVMEDFGGVSLQQYIQMQTLTLAEVLDIIRQLAEILEGLYRQRVIHKDIKPANILIHPETKQIKLIDFSIASLLPKETQEIQNPNILEGTLAYISPEQTGRMNRGIDYRPAIEIVKEYGQLPPVECYPGQLNQVFMNILANAIDALEEANQGRSLVDIKANPNRITIRTEIKDSRWIEIRIADNGKGMNEEVKQRIFDYLFTTKGVGKGTGLGLAIARQIVVEKHGGTIEVNSTLGRGTEFAIALPINGKTDCSSG, from the coding sequence ATGGATGTACCAGCAGATTTAGTAGGTGCAATTTCTCGATATCGTCTGATTAAACAACTGTACAGAGGTTCGAGAACCTTAGTTTACCAAGCTATCCGAGAAAGCGATGCCGAAGACGGCTCGGCGAAGCGCCTACAGCATCAAGTAGTCATCAAACTTTTAAATCGGGACTATCCCAACTTCAGGGAACTACTGCAATTTCGCAACCAATACACCATCGCCAAAAATTTGCCACTGTTGGGAATAGTATCCGTTTATAGCTTGGAATCCTATCGCAATACTTATGCCATAGTAATGGAAGATTTTGGCGGGGTTTCCCTCCAACAGTACATTCAAATGCAAACCTTGACTCTTGCAGAAGTATTGGATATTATCCGGCAATTAGCAGAAATCCTAGAAGGGCTTTACCGCCAACGAGTCATTCACAAAGACATCAAACCCGCCAACATACTGATTCATCCCGAAACCAAACAAATTAAACTAATCGACTTTAGCATCGCTTCCTTATTACCAAAAGAAACTCAAGAAATTCAAAATCCTAACATTTTGGAAGGAACCCTCGCTTATATTTCTCCGGAACAAACAGGACGGATGAATAGAGGCATTGACTACCGTCCGGCAATTGAAATAGTAAAAGAGTATGGCCAACTACCGCCAGTTGAGTGCTATCCGGGACAGTTAAATCAAGTATTTATGAATATCTTGGCAAATGCGATCGACGCACTGGAAGAAGCAAATCAAGGGCGAAGTTTAGTAGATATTAAAGCTAATCCCAATCGCATTACGATTCGGACAGAAATTAAGGATAGTCGATGGATAGAAATTCGGATTGCCGATAACGGAAAAGGCATGAACGAAGAAGTAAAACAACGGATATTTGATTATTTATTTACCACAAAAGGAGTGGGTAAAGGTACGGGATTGGGTTTAGCGATCGCGCGACAAATAGTAGTAGAAAAACATGGAGGAACAATTGAAGTGAATTCTACTCTCGGACGGGGAACGGAATTCGCAATTGCGTTACCTATCAACGGTAAAACAGATTGTTCGAGCGGATGA
- a CDS encoding CO2 hydration protein translates to MVQTPPKPKTKLPPSYHEFADVIHRLESGGSMLPDTPENLMQIIGIYKAYAVPMDFYWRDLLYIAERVFLDPFPFFKYFLPKEYLELHNHYAGDDADLRIWRGPATAHPELLAFMEKGETFKMPRLFHHLWHDRVNMEFAEACMRAMLWHQGMGGRFNDYLESEEYKANADRAINAYFKYNPPMLALYKMFPDMFLEQCRQMSYYANLGLFWEVMAPVFFEMSDIYDEGGFKGVPDAMNFLVNGIFAIAGRPIYHHVYIRGECYEIIPKSKGFMWLYEAALPYVEAVFYRTAPFRGTKSYNAQAYQVPDEQKDFHYGILYADVFPVGTAGIPPTLLMQDMLHFLPPYLVNYYQKHCRGEDDMLIQLGITFQRSMYNVTSAVIQALRTALLYPLDDPNPKHLQANRAFFEAQMDRFKRPEARLRDIQNQNYR, encoded by the coding sequence ATGGTACAAACTCCTCCGAAGCCTAAAACTAAATTGCCTCCTTCTTACCACGAATTTGCTGATGTAATTCATCGCTTAGAATCGGGCGGTTCCATGTTACCAGATACCCCCGAAAACTTGATGCAAATCATCGGCATTTATAAAGCTTATGCAGTGCCGATGGACTTTTACTGGCGCGACTTACTTTACATTGCCGAACGGGTATTTTTAGACCCATTTCCTTTCTTTAAATACTTCTTACCAAAAGAGTATTTAGAACTGCATAATCATTACGCTGGTGATGATGCCGACTTACGGATTTGGCGTGGTCCCGCTACTGCCCATCCGGAACTTTTAGCATTTATGGAAAAAGGCGAAACCTTCAAAATGCCTCGATTGTTTCACCATTTGTGGCACGATCGAGTAAATATGGAATTTGCGGAAGCTTGTATGCGTGCCATGCTTTGGCATCAAGGCATGGGCGGTAGATTTAACGATTACTTGGAAAGCGAAGAATATAAAGCGAATGCTGACCGGGCAATCAATGCTTATTTTAAGTACAATCCACCCATGTTGGCGCTGTATAAAATGTTTCCAGATATGTTTTTGGAACAGTGCCGCCAGATGTCTTATTACGCCAATCTCGGCTTGTTCTGGGAAGTGATGGCTCCGGTTTTCTTTGAAATGTCTGATATCTACGATGAAGGAGGATTTAAAGGCGTTCCCGATGCGATGAATTTTTTGGTAAATGGGATTTTTGCGATCGCGGGTCGTCCCATTTATCACCACGTTTACATTAGAGGTGAATGCTACGAAATCATTCCCAAATCGAAGGGTTTCATGTGGTTGTACGAAGCAGCATTACCTTATGTAGAAGCAGTATTTTATCGCACTGCTCCCTTCCGTGGCACCAAGTCTTATAACGCCCAAGCTTATCAAGTACCAGATGAGCAAAAAGATTTTCATTACGGAATTCTTTATGCAGATGTTTTCCCAGTAGGTACGGCGGGAATTCCTCCCACATTGTTAATGCAGGATATGCTGCATTTCTTGCCACCATATCTAGTGAATTACTATCAGAAACACTGCCGTGGTGAAGATGATATGTTAATTCAACTCGGTATCACTTTCCAACGCTCGATGTACAACGTTACTTCAGCGGTTATTCAAGCTTTGAGAACTGCTCTTCTCTATCCTTTAGACGATCCTAATCCGAAGCATTTACAAGCTAATCGGGCGTTTTTTGAGGCGCAAATGGATCGATTTAAGCGTCCAGAAGCTCGTTTGCGGGATATTCAAAATCAGAATTACAGGTAG
- a CDS encoding fasciclin domain-containing protein: MADIVDIAVSAGSFNTLVAAVQAAGLVDTLKSPGPFTVFAPNDEAFAKLPPGTIQTLLQNIPQLTRILTYHVVSGKLMKADLAKFDAVTSVEGAPIRIDCSDGFEVKNATVVAADIEADNGVIHVIDTVILMG, translated from the coding sequence ATGGCTGACATTGTAGATATCGCCGTTAGTGCTGGTTCTTTCAATACCCTGGTAGCTGCCGTGCAAGCAGCTGGCTTGGTGGACACCCTGAAAAGTCCTGGCCCTTTTACCGTATTCGCACCCAATGACGAAGCCTTTGCCAAACTGCCACCAGGAACCATCCAAACTCTATTGCAAAACATTCCGCAATTGACCAGAATTCTCACCTATCATGTAGTTTCTGGTAAATTAATGAAGGCGGATTTGGCAAAATTTGATGCCGTTACTTCCGTGGAAGGCGCACCAATAAGAATTGATTGTTCCGATGGTTTTGAAGTAAAAAATGCCACGGTTGTAGCAGCAGATATCGAAGCCGATAACGGAGTAATTCACGTAATCGATACAGTGATTTTAATGGGTTAG